In Methanofollis sp., a single window of DNA contains:
- a CDS encoding coenzyme F420-0:L-glutamate ligase, translating to MQIQVIPVVGLPIIHPGDHLAEMICSTATLEDGDILCIASSVYSKAHGHIRSLDEIAPSENALRIAQKTREDPRFVQAVLDDTTDVILEEPFILSETVTGHVGVRAGIDHSNIEDGMIIRLPPDPMGAAEGMRREIGRICGKDVRVIITDTCGRSFRRGQTGVAIGWSGMTAIRDFRGDHDLFGHTLEITEEAVIDEIAGFSNFMMGESNNGVPAVVFRNCGAWNGHDSLHFSKREDIIRQSLGRN from the coding sequence ATGCAAATCCAGGTAATCCCTGTTGTGGGCCTTCCTATCATCCATCCCGGGGACCATCTTGCTGAGATGATCTGCAGCACGGCCACCCTCGAAGACGGCGACATCCTCTGCATCGCCTCCTCGGTCTACTCCAAGGCGCACGGGCATATCCGCAGTCTCGACGAGATCGCCCCCTCGGAAAACGCCCTGCGCATCGCACAAAAGACCCGTGAGGATCCGCGGTTCGTCCAGGCCGTCCTTGACGACACGACCGACGTCATCCTGGAAGAACCCTTCATCCTCTCCGAGACGGTCACCGGCCACGTGGGCGTGCGGGCGGGCATCGACCACTCCAATATCGAGGACGGCATGATCATCCGCCTCCCCCCCGATCCGATGGGCGCCGCCGAAGGCATGCGCCGGGAGATCGGCCGGATCTGCGGGAAGGACGTCAGGGTGATCATCACCGACACCTGCGGGCGTTCGTTCAGGCGGGGCCAGACCGGCGTCGCCATCGGGTGGAGCGGCATGACGGCGATCCGTGACTTCCGCGGCGACCACGACCTCTTCGGCCACACCCTGGAGATCACGGAGGAGGCGGTGATCGATGAGATCGCCGGTTTCTCGAACTTCATGATGGGCGAGAGCAACAACGGCGTTCCCGCCGTCGTCTTCAGGAACTGCGGGGCGTGGAACGGGCACGACAGCCTCCACTTCAGCAAGAGGGAAGATATCATCAGGCAGTCGCTCGGCCGGAACTGA
- a CDS encoding preprotein translocase subunit Sec61beta gives MAKKSGGRLVSSAGLVNYYDSEDRRAFHINPTYVLAIAAAVGVFIFVLNTFY, from the coding sequence ATGGCAAAAAAGAGTGGCGGGCGGCTTGTATCGTCTGCAGGTCTCGTGAACTATTATGACAGCGAGGACCGCAGGGCGTTCCACATCAACCCCACCTATGTGCTCGCAATCGCGGCAGCAGTCGGGGTCTTCATCTTTGTGCTGAACACCTTCTACTGA
- a CDS encoding amidohydrolase family protein, whose translation MHEQVYRGLALLGADFEPSRVAIVVENGRITRIEDDPAAPDLWICPAFFNAHTHLGDTVAMDCATCGDLTALVTPPHGLKHRILAATPRDRLVAGMRASIGAMRATGTAGFADFREGGPDGVSALREALRGEAATPVIFGREGGEMAADGIGISSVRDVAGVEAQVAAARAAGKKVAFHAGERDPDDIDGALAFEPDLLVHCTHATDRQLRAIADAGIPIAVCMRSNWILGVTRGQDHPPLRRMAELGCTFYLGTDNVMFVQPDMLREMAFCETVSRLPADQVLRAAVGGAALAGRSCLLDTGNHANFIIINPGYANLRFSTDPRSSIVRRVDGNVIRETVINP comes from the coding sequence ATGCACGAGCAGGTGTACCGGGGCCTGGCCCTCCTCGGCGCGGACTTTGAGCCGTCCCGCGTGGCGATCGTCGTCGAAAATGGAAGGATCACCAGGATCGAGGACGACCCCGCCGCACCCGACCTCTGGATCTGTCCCGCATTCTTCAACGCCCATACCCATCTCGGCGACACCGTGGCGATGGACTGCGCCACCTGCGGCGACCTCACCGCACTTGTCACCCCCCCGCACGGCCTCAAACACCGCATCCTCGCGGCAACGCCGCGGGACCGCCTGGTTGCCGGCATGCGCGCGAGCATCGGGGCCATGCGGGCGACCGGCACGGCAGGCTTCGCCGACTTCAGGGAAGGCGGGCCTGACGGGGTCTCGGCCCTGAGAGAGGCGCTCCGCGGCGAGGCGGCCACCCCTGTCATCTTCGGCCGTGAAGGAGGGGAGATGGCGGCCGACGGCATCGGGATCAGCAGCGTCAGGGACGTCGCCGGCGTCGAGGCGCAGGTGGCCGCCGCACGGGCCGCCGGAAAGAAAGTGGCCTTCCATGCAGGGGAACGCGACCCCGACGACATCGACGGCGCCCTCGCCTTCGAGCCCGACCTCCTCGTCCACTGCACCCACGCCACCGACAGGCAACTACGGGCGATCGCCGACGCCGGAATCCCGATCGCCGTCTGCATGCGTTCGAACTGGATACTCGGCGTGACCCGCGGGCAGGACCACCCACCTCTCCGGCGAATGGCCGAACTCGGCTGCACCTTCTACCTCGGCACCGACAACGTCATGTTCGTCCAGCCCGACATGCTCCGCGAGATGGCATTCTGCGAGACAGTCTCGCGCCTCCCTGCCGATCAGGTGCTGCGCGCCGCCGTCGGGGGCGCCGCCCTCGCGGGCAGATCCTGCCTCCTGGACACAGGGAATCATGCGAATTTTATCATAATAAACCCCGGATATGCGAATCTCCGGTTCAGCACCGACCCTCGGTCCTCGATCGTCCGGAGAGTAGACGGGAATGTCATCCGGGAAACTGTTATAAATCCATAA
- a CDS encoding universal stress protein, whose translation MFQKIVVAVDGSEISQKAFEVALSEAKMWNAALHLIYVVETSRFSSLPMDNTMEVIYSLLEKEGREIFEKSTAQAAAEGISIVTHLRDGHAGTEVLALAEELQADLIVIGSRGKSGIDRLLLGSVSAHVVQDSRCTTMVVR comes from the coding sequence ATGTTCCAGAAAATCGTCGTCGCCGTCGACGGGTCAGAGATAAGCCAGAAGGCATTCGAGGTCGCTCTCTCGGAGGCGAAAATGTGGAATGCCGCGCTCCACCTGATCTATGTCGTCGAAACCAGCAGGTTCTCGTCCCTTCCCATGGACAACACCATGGAAGTCATCTACTCCCTGCTGGAGAAGGAAGGCCGGGAGATCTTTGAGAAGAGCACCGCACAGGCTGCCGCCGAAGGGATATCCATCGTCACCCATCTCAGGGACGGACACGCCGGAACCGAGGTTCTCGCCCTCGCCGAAGAACTGCAGGCCGACCTGATCGTCATCGGGTCACGCGGCAAGAGCGGCATCGACCGTCTGCTCCTCGGCAGTGTGTCCGCCCATGTCGTCCAGGACAGCAGGTGCACAACAATGGTGGTGAGATAA
- a CDS encoding CBS domain-containing protein, with protein MHVIDYMTKDVVSVEIPSNRDDILKILKRTGISGVPVLEKGKVVGVVTRKDLLRKSEETQVALLMSRSPIVISAAATIAEAATLMSKDNFRRLPVVDDDGKLVGLISVADIIAAVAQLRIKDEIKDHCVSTTFALWEETPLPLVGRIMEISDVEAVPIMDDKGRVAGIISERDLIRSSHIEDSVEVSDFSNGTDDDEWTWESIRDMHVISYGVSKVKLPERPVKTAMVRNVITVPKNATVSECALLMKRSRLDQLPVVNGDKKLIAMLFDRDLIRVLCEEPGNNNL; from the coding sequence ATGCATGTCATCGACTACATGACAAAGGATGTCGTCTCTGTCGAAATACCCAGCAACCGGGACGATATCCTCAAGATCCTGAAAAGGACCGGGATCTCGGGCGTGCCGGTCCTTGAAAAAGGGAAGGTCGTCGGCGTGGTGACCAGGAAAGACCTCCTCAGAAAGTCGGAGGAGACCCAGGTCGCCCTCCTGATGTCCCGCAGCCCGATCGTGATCAGTGCCGCCGCCACCATTGCCGAAGCCGCCACCCTGATGAGCAAGGACAATTTCCGCAGGCTGCCGGTCGTGGACGACGACGGGAAACTCGTCGGCCTGATCAGCGTCGCCGACATCATTGCCGCCGTCGCCCAGCTCAGGATCAAGGACGAGATCAAGGACCACTGCGTGAGCACCACCTTTGCCCTCTGGGAAGAGACGCCCCTCCCCCTCGTCGGCAGGATCATGGAGATCTCCGACGTCGAGGCCGTCCCGATCATGGACGACAAAGGCAGGGTTGCAGGGATCATCTCAGAACGCGATCTCATCCGCAGCTCGCACATCGAGGACTCTGTCGAGGTCTCCGACTTCTCGAACGGAACCGACGACGACGAATGGACATGGGAGAGCATCAGGGACATGCATGTCATCAGTTACGGTGTCTCGAAGGTGAAACTCCCGGAAAGACCGGTCAAGACGGCCATGGTCAGAAACGTGATCACCGTCCCGAAGAATGCAACGGTGAGCGAGTGCGCTCTTCTGATGAAGCGTTCCCGTCTCGACCAGCTCCCGGTGGTCAACGGCGACAAAAAACTCATCGCCATGCTCTTTGACCGCGACCTCATCAGGGTGCTCTGTGAGGAACCCGGGAACAACAACCTTTAA
- the psmB gene encoding archaeal proteasome endopeptidase complex subunit beta, which translates to MPEMYQEILKGTTTVGLVFHDGIVLATERRATMGNLIASKKAKKVYQIADRIGMTTAGGVGDAQQLARLMQVECNLYKVRHGKTITVVAAATLLSNYLQQNRYYPYYVQLLVGGVDRNGPSVYSVDAMGGASKEDDIVSTGSGSPMAYGVLEDRFTADMGEEQAAALAIRALKAAMRRDSASGEDISVVVIMKDKYEERAVEVTKGNSPELAH; encoded by the coding sequence GTGCCTGAGATGTATCAGGAAATATTAAAGGGCACCACGACAGTGGGGCTCGTATTCCATGACGGCATCGTCCTTGCGACCGAGAGACGTGCGACGATGGGTAATTTGATCGCCAGCAAAAAGGCAAAGAAGGTTTACCAGATCGCTGATCGCATCGGGATGACGACCGCCGGCGGCGTCGGCGACGCCCAGCAACTCGCCCGTCTCATGCAGGTTGAGTGTAACCTCTACAAGGTCCGCCACGGGAAAACCATCACGGTTGTGGCGGCGGCGACACTCCTCTCCAACTATCTCCAGCAGAACCGGTATTACCCGTACTATGTCCAGCTCCTCGTCGGTGGCGTGGACAGGAACGGCCCGAGCGTGTATTCAGTCGACGCCATGGGCGGCGCCTCGAAGGAAGACGACATCGTCTCGACCGGATCGGGCTCGCCGATGGCGTACGGCGTACTTGAAGACCGTTTCACGGCCGACATGGGCGAAGAACAGGCTGCAGCACTTGCGATCCGGGCCCTGAAGGCTGCGATGCGCCGTGACTCGGCATCGGGCGAGGATATCAGTGTTGTCGTCATCATGAAAGACAAGTATGAAGAACGTGCTGTTGAGGTCACAAAAGGAAACAGCCCAGAATTAGCCCACTAA
- a CDS encoding beta-CASP ribonuclease aCPSF1, whose translation MLIEDRLKELRDKINAKVPPGITISDVEFEGPELVIYTDDPKKFADQEDLIKVLARDLRKRIVVRPNILEDPETAATKIKAVVPDNAGISDIFFDPDTGEVLIEAEKPGVVIGKNGSTLRDITKNTCWTPKVVRTPPIESSSVKQVRQFLRSVKDERKTFLRTIGRRIHRDVIAKDQWVRVTTLGCCREVGRAAFLLTTPESKVLIDCGEKPGSATSTPYLYVPEISPLTSLDAVVLTHAHLDHCALVPLLFKYGYDGPVYSTPPTRDLATMLQLDYLDVVKKDAGRQPYTSNEVKEYIKHSITLNYGSVTDIAPDIKLTFHNAGHILGSAIAHFHVGDGLYNIAFTGDFNYQKTRLFSPAVSSFPRLEALFMESTYGGANDFQPPREVAEAKLYEIVNRTINRGGKVVIPAFAVGRSQEVMLALEEGMRKEKIPKVKVYLDGMIKEATAIHTTYPEYLNADLRNQIFRDGMNPFLADCFIQVDSSDLREKVIGGDPCVIVTTSGMLNGGPVMEYLYALAPDERNTLIFVGYQADGTFGRRLQKGWREIPIGNRETMVLKLDIDTVDGFSGHSDRKQLMGFIQHLQPRPEKIFTIHGDEGSTIDLASSIYKRFHIETRAPLNLETYRMV comes from the coding sequence ATGCTCATAGAGGACAGACTCAAGGAACTCAGGGATAAGATCAATGCCAAGGTTCCCCCCGGTATCACCATCTCTGACGTCGAATTCGAAGGCCCGGAACTGGTCATCTATACCGATGATCCGAAGAAATTCGCCGACCAGGAGGACCTGATCAAGGTTCTTGCACGAGATCTGCGCAAGCGTATCGTCGTGCGGCCGAACATCCTCGAGGACCCGGAGACGGCGGCCACGAAGATCAAGGCGGTCGTGCCGGACAATGCCGGAATATCAGATATATTTTTCGACCCCGACACCGGCGAGGTGCTCATCGAAGCAGAAAAGCCAGGCGTCGTCATCGGCAAGAACGGGTCGACCCTCCGCGACATCACCAAGAACACCTGCTGGACGCCGAAAGTGGTCCGCACCCCCCCCATAGAGAGTTCGAGCGTCAAGCAAGTCCGTCAGTTTCTCAGGTCGGTCAAGGACGAGAGAAAAACATTCCTCCGGACCATCGGGAGGCGCATCCACCGCGACGTGATCGCGAAGGACCAGTGGGTCAGGGTGACGACCCTCGGGTGCTGCCGGGAAGTCGGCCGGGCGGCCTTTCTCCTCACGACGCCGGAGAGCAAGGTGCTCATCGACTGCGGCGAAAAGCCGGGAAGCGCCACGAGCACGCCGTACCTCTATGTCCCGGAGATCTCTCCGCTGACCTCTCTCGACGCCGTGGTCCTCACCCACGCTCACCTCGACCACTGTGCCCTCGTGCCCCTGCTCTTCAAGTACGGATACGACGGTCCAGTGTACTCGACCCCGCCGACGCGTGACCTTGCCACCATGCTCCAGCTCGACTACCTCGACGTGGTCAAGAAGGATGCAGGGAGGCAGCCGTACACTTCCAATGAGGTAAAGGAGTACATCAAGCACTCGATCACCCTCAATTACGGGTCTGTCACCGATATCGCACCCGACATCAAGCTCACCTTCCACAACGCGGGCCACATCCTGGGATCGGCCATCGCTCACTTCCATGTCGGCGACGGCCTGTACAACATCGCCTTCACCGGCGATTTCAACTACCAGAAGACCAGGCTCTTCTCACCGGCGGTCTCAAGTTTCCCACGTCTCGAAGCGCTGTTCATGGAGAGCACCTACGGCGGTGCGAACGATTTCCAGCCGCCGCGTGAAGTAGCCGAGGCCAAGCTCTACGAGATCGTCAACAGGACGATCAACCGCGGCGGCAAGGTTGTCATCCCGGCCTTCGCCGTCGGCAGGTCGCAGGAGGTCATGCTCGCCCTTGAGGAGGGGATGAGGAAGGAGAAGATCCCGAAGGTGAAGGTCTACCTGGACGGCATGATCAAGGAGGCGACGGCGATCCACACGACCTATCCCGAATACCTCAACGCCGATCTCCGCAACCAGATCTTCCGGGACGGCATGAACCCCTTCCTCGCCGACTGCTTCATCCAGGTGGACTCGTCCGACCTGCGGGAGAAGGTCATCGGCGGCGACCCCTGCGTGATCGTCACGACGAGCGGCATGCTCAACGGCGGCCCTGTGATGGAGTACCTCTACGCCCTCGCACCCGACGAGAGGAACACCCTCATTTTCGTCGGGTATCAGGCCGACGGCACCTTCGGGCGGCGCCTCCAGAAGGGCTGGCGGGAGATCCCGATCGGCAACCGCGAGACGATGGTCCTCAAGCTCGATATCGACACGGTGGACGGGTTCTCCGGGCACTCCGACCGGAAGCAGTTGATGGGGTTCATCCAGCACCTCCAGCCGCGGCCAGAGAAGATCTTCACGATCCACGGGGACGAGGGGAGCACCATCGACCTTGCAAGCTCGATCTACAAGCGTTTCCACATCGAGACGCGCGCGCCCCTGAACCTCGAGACCTACCGTATGGTTTAA
- a CDS encoding MFS transporter, whose amino-acid sequence MKQRLPILLGVFVVMALSNAIVPVLPALADGPALQGALFSAYFLGAFLTVLPAGVLSDRVGRVPLIRAGLVLTLASGAAILAFPDPLVLLAARGIEGIGAGLFVPAAMSWINLQTDHEHMSGNFIAALNVGLVSGLLGAGFLSDVAGIMGGVAVFTAATVVPLVLSGLMAEANAPEGRNGGLIGIGKNYFWLYVSAIVLVGATGAVTAIYPDFTGETPATLSLQLGMMNVATIFASIAASRAHLAPIPTIRASAVVMAAAVAFSYLTPLAFVLVGGIAGVVMIAQINYLAADQAKQGAVMGLFNASSYAGMTLLPFMAGVVAEINGFMMAFAVTAVLSAMMAVTIGRCRCPVSH is encoded by the coding sequence ATGAAGCAGCGCCTCCCCATCCTGCTCGGCGTCTTTGTCGTGATGGCGCTTTCGAACGCGATCGTGCCCGTGCTGCCGGCCCTCGCCGATGGGCCGGCCTTGCAGGGCGCCCTTTTTTCCGCATACTTTCTCGGGGCTTTTCTCACGGTCCTGCCGGCAGGGGTCCTCTCCGACAGGGTGGGTCGGGTGCCCCTGATACGGGCCGGCCTTGTCCTGACACTCGCGAGCGGAGCGGCGATCCTTGCCTTCCCCGACCCTCTGGTCCTCCTTGCAGCACGGGGCATCGAGGGGATCGGCGCCGGTCTCTTCGTGCCCGCGGCGATGTCCTGGATCAATCTCCAGACAGACCACGAGCATATGAGCGGCAACTTCATCGCCGCCCTGAATGTCGGTCTGGTCTCCGGCCTTCTCGGGGCAGGCTTTCTCAGCGATGTGGCAGGGATCATGGGCGGGGTTGCGGTCTTCACCGCGGCGACGGTGGTGCCGCTCGTGCTCTCGGGTCTGATGGCGGAGGCAAACGCTCCCGAAGGGAGAAATGGCGGGCTCATCGGGATCGGAAAGAACTATTTCTGGCTGTATGTCTCGGCGATCGTCCTTGTCGGCGCGACCGGGGCGGTGACGGCGATCTATCCGGACTTCACCGGCGAGACGCCGGCAACCCTGAGCCTGCAACTCGGGATGATGAACGTGGCGACGATCTTCGCCTCCATCGCAGCGTCACGGGCCCACCTGGCACCGATCCCGACAATACGGGCGTCGGCCGTGGTGATGGCCGCGGCGGTCGCCTTCTCCTATCTCACCCCGCTCGCGTTCGTGCTCGTCGGCGGGATCGCCGGCGTGGTGATGATCGCCCAGATAAATTACCTTGCAGCAGACCAGGCGAAACAGGGGGCGGTGATGGGTCTCTTCAATGCGTCGAGTTATGCGGGGATGACCCTCCTCCCCTTTATGGCGGGAGTGGTCGCGGAAATAAATGGATTTATGATGGCATTTGCGGTCACCGCCGTCCTGTCGGCCATGATGGCCGTCACCATCGGGCGGTGCCGGTGCCCGGTATCACACTGA
- a CDS encoding ribonuclease III domain-containing protein: protein MEWTRKQDFLAFLAQQPIGITGVTDEALACYDRAFTHRSYAHEHPCGQLPCPDYERIEFLGDRILNFIVAEYLFSTFNCSEGALSKRMEAVKNEHLGTIVPGTGIGLERLILLGTGQALTTSIIADVFEAFICALYLHVGLDRTREVVLGLVADDILHFDTGENTIGRLQERVQGDHAGDLPEYHVLDRQGPDHAPTFVCAVTVPDLFSAPGTGRSKAEAKKAAAAVALRVLEEREG from the coding sequence ATGGAATGGACACGAAAACAGGACTTTCTCGCTTTTCTTGCACAACAACCGATCGGTATCACCGGAGTCACCGACGAGGCGCTTGCCTGCTACGACCGGGCCTTCACGCACCGGTCCTATGCCCACGAGCACCCCTGCGGTCAACTCCCCTGCCCAGACTATGAACGCATCGAGTTCCTCGGCGACCGCATCCTCAACTTCATCGTGGCCGAGTACCTCTTCTCCACCTTCAACTGCTCCGAGGGCGCCCTCTCGAAGAGGATGGAGGCAGTGAAGAACGAGCACCTCGGCACGATCGTGCCCGGCACCGGCATAGGGCTTGAGAGGCTGATCCTCCTTGGAACGGGCCAGGCCCTCACGACGTCGATCATCGCCGACGTCTTCGAGGCCTTCATCTGCGCCCTGTACCTCCATGTCGGGCTGGACAGGACGCGGGAGGTCGTGCTCGGTCTTGTCGCCGACGACATCCTCCACTTCGATACCGGCGAGAACACCATCGGCAGACTCCAGGAGCGCGTCCAGGGTGACCACGCCGGCGACCTGCCCGAGTACCATGTCCTCGACCGCCAGGGGCCCGACCATGCCCCCACATTTGTCTGTGCGGTCACCGTCCCCGACCTCTTCTCGGCCCCTGGCACCGGCAGGAGCAAGGCCGAAGCGAAGAAGGCGGCGGCGGCGGTTGCTCTGAGGGTTCTGGAGGAGAGAGAGGGGTAG